From a region of the Helianthus annuus cultivar XRQ/B chromosome 5, HanXRQr2.0-SUNRISE, whole genome shotgun sequence genome:
- the LOC110888095 gene encoding uncharacterized protein LOC110888095, producing the protein MVGVPRHIAEHRLNVSEDAKPVVHAKRHLGDIKHDAMKEQVLELLNAGIIREVRYQTWVASPVMVKKPNGSWRMCVDYKDLNKACPRDCYALPDIDEKIDSLATFRWKCFLDCYKGYHQVQMAVQDEDKTAFRTPTGLYCYTKMPFGLKNAGATYQRLMNETFSDAIGKYIEVYMDDLVIMSREESAMLANIQKTFNTLRSMSIKLNPAKCSFGMEEGKFLGFIVTKDGFKVNPEKVQAIERMPSPASIKDMQKLAGRLAALNRFLANHAAKSFPFIKTLRNSSDRVVGAVLLVDRQGVQTPVYYVSRTLTDPETRYAIMEKLVLALIHASRRLRRYFANHVIHVLTNYNIGNILARPEISGRLAKWAIELGGHNVVFRPRPSIKGQVLADFMTEVPDDKDRECKAMEKAEKKQTEEPWMLYTDGASNEDGAGAGLRLVSPDKNEFTYAIRLDFKSTNNEAEYEAFLAGLRLAIKMGVRHIEAHVDSMLVAGQINGQYEAKGDIMALYLNQAKTLLQTFYSYKVHHINRSENKPADALSKLASTSFQHLAKDVRIEVLSNPSVPLREVSVIQTGTTSWMTPIIMYLQSGILPENKAEARKIQYKSEHYQMADGILYRKSYLGPLLRCVDADDANYLIREVHEGICGIHAGPRMVVAKVMNVGYYWPGMHLDAVKELRKCSGCQRHAPKTMRPKNELVPVTTAWPFQQWGIDMVGPFPEAPGAVKFIIVAVDYFTKWVEAKALASTTSAVVKRFIWEQIICHFGLPLRIITENGTNFAADDLERWFKELNIEHTFSSVAHPQGNGQVEAVNKSIVDGIKARLGEKRRGWVDELPSILWAHRTMPKTSNGETAFSLKNRENWLPNGKAHTSSMRSSAREHTSYAP; encoded by the exons atggttggtgttccacggcaTATAGCGGAACACCGGTTAAACGTCTCAGAGGATGCGAAGCCAGTAGTGCATGCCAAACGAcacctgggggacatcaaacatGATGCAATGAAAGAACAAGTGTTAGAACTGCTAAACGCAGGAATCATCAGGGAAGTCCGGTACCAAACGTGGGTGGCAAGCCCAGTTATGGTAAAGAAACCGAATGGTAGTTGGCGAATGTGCGTCGACTACAAGGATCTGAACAAAGCATGCCCCCGTGACTGCTATGCGTTGCCAGACATAGACGAGAAAATAGATTCTTTGGCAACGTTTCGGTGGAAATGTTTTCTGGATTGCTACAAGGGATACCACCAGGTCCAGATGGCTGTTCAAGACGAGgataaaaccgcattccgcacgccAACGGGGCTATACTGCTACACCAAGATGCCGTTCGGCTTAAAGAATGCAGGTGCTACGTATCAACGGTTGATGAATGAAACATTTAGTGACGCCATCGGTAAATACATCGAGGTATACATGGACGATCTGGTAATCATGAGCAGGGAGGAGAGCGCGATGCTGGCAAATATTCAGAAAACCTTCAACACGCTGCGCAGCATGAGCATCAAACTGAATCCAGCAAAATGCTCATTTGGAATGGAGGAAGGAAAGTTTCTGGGCTTCATAGTCACCAAAGATGGTTTTAAGGTGAACCCAGAAAAGGTCCAGGCCATAGAGAGGATGCCTTCACCAGCAAGCATCAAAGATATGCAAAAGCTCGCAGGACGATTGGCAGCCCTCAATCGATTCCTAGCAAACCACGCGGCAAAATCCTTCCCATTCATCAAGACCTTGCGAAACT CTTCCGACAGGGTCGTAGGTGCCGTATTGCTGGTTGATCGACAAGGTGTCCAAACACCTGTGTATTATGTGTCCAGAACCCTAaccgacccagaaacaagatacgCAATCATGGAAAAGCTTGTCCTTGCACTGATTCACGCGTCAAGAAGGCTACGCCGATATTTCGCCAATCACGTCATCCACGTGTTAACAAATTACAATATTGGGAATATCCTAGCAAGGCCGGAAATATCAGGAAGGTTGGCCAAATGGGCGATAGAGCTAGGGGGACACAACGTAGTCTTCAGACCACGACCGTCGATAAAAGGCCAAGTTTTGGCAGACTTCATGACAGAAGTCCCCGATGACAAAGACAGAGAGTGTAAGGCGATGGAGAAAGCGGAGAAAAAACAAACCGAAGAACCATGGATGCTGTATACTGACGGTGCGTCCAACGAAGATGGGGCAGGCGCGGGGCTACGGCTAGTGAGCCCTGACAAAAACGAGTTCACCTACGCCATACGTCTAGACTTCAAGAGCACAAAtaacgaagcagaatatgaagcctTCCTGGCCGGCTTGCGCTTAGCAATCAAAATGGGAGTCCGACATATTGAGGCACATGTGGACTCCATGCTAGTGGCAGGCCAAATCAACGGTCAATACGAAGCCAAGGGCGACATAATGGCACTCTATCTCAACCAAGCAAAGACGTTGCTACAAACTTTCTATTCttacaaggtgcaccacataaaCCGCAGCGAAAACAAGCCGGCAGACGCCTTAAGCAAGCTTGCGTCAACAAGTTTTCAGCACCTAGCCAAAGACGTACGCATAGAAGTTTTAAGCAACCCGTCTGTTCCACTCCGAGAAGTCAGCGTCATCCAAACAGGAACCACGTCATGGATGACACCCATCATCATGTACTTACAGTCCGGGATACTCCCAGAAAATAAAGCTGAGGCGCGGAAAATCCAGTATAAATCAGAACATTATCAAATGGCGGACGGGATATTGTACCGAAAGTCATATCTCGGCCCCCTGCTGAGATGTGTTGACGCTGACGACGCAAATTATCTGATCCGGGAAGTACATGAGGGCATCTGCGGCATCCACGCAGGGCCGCGCATGGTAGTGGCTAAAGTAATGAACGTCGGTTACTACTGGCCCGGAATGCACCTCGATGCCGTGAAAGAATTAAGGAAATGCAGCGGCTGCCAACGGCATGCACCAAAAACCATGCGTCCAAAAAACGAGTTGGTGCCAgtaacaaccgcatggccctttcaacaatggggcatagacatggtggGCCCCTTCCCAGAAGCACCGGGGGCAgtcaagttcatcatcgtcgcgGTCGATTACTTTACcaagtgggtagaagcaaaaGCACTTGCGTCAACCACATCGGCAGTCGTTAAACGATTTATctgggaacaaatcatatgccaTTTCGGCCTTCCACTCCGAATCATCACCGAAAATGGTACAAATTTTGCAGCAGATGatctcgaacgatggttcaaggAACTAAACATTGAACACACCTTCTCGTCGGTCgcacatccgcaagggaatggtcaagtTGAAGCAGTCAATAAAAGCATCGTTGATGGCATCAAAGCAAGACTCGGTGAAAAAAGACGAGGATGGGTCGACGAGCTACCAAGCATATTAtgggcccatagaacaatgccCAAGACAAGCAATGGAGAAACAGCGTTCAGCTTG AAAAACCGGGaaaactggctcccaaatgggaaggcccatacatcATCGATGAGGTCCTCGGCAAGGGAGCATACAAGCTACGCACCATGa
- the LOC118492080 gene encoding uncharacterized protein LOC118492080, whose amino-acid sequence MLRFKAIEWVESVVRPLEIPKQLSNFLIGQSFMFPTTNGCSILKTSGWSLEEQRKDEELNKKVAMVSDKYYKQTWSSIALLDEVVCSPPSEFKEKAEEFITHLLKQDQKTCDMLADLLIKTNNEIAWKKARERDILLSVNCNV is encoded by the exons ATGTTAAGGTTTAAAGCTATTGAATGGGTTGAAAGTGTAGTTAGGCCATTGGAGATACCAAAACAGCTATCAAACTTTTTGATAGGTCAAAGCTTCATGTTTCCAACAACTAATGGTTGTTCTATCCTAAAGACTTCTG GATGGTCACTTGAAGAAcagagaaaagatgaagaactcAACAAAAAAGTTGCTATGGTGAGTGATAAATATTATAAGCAAACCTGGAGTAGCATTGCACTGCTGGATGAAGTGGTCTGTTCTCCTCCATCAGAGTTTAAAGAAAAAGCAGAAGAGTTTATCACACATCTGCTGAAACAAGATCAAAAGACCTGTGATATGCTTGCTGATCTGCTAATTAAAACAAACAATGAAATTGCAtggaagaaagcgagagaacgAGATATCTTATTAAGTGTTAATTGTAAtgtataa
- the LOC110888096 gene encoding uncharacterized protein LOC110888096 — protein MVGVPRHIAEHRLNVSEDAKPVVHAKRHLGDIKHDAMKEQVLELLNAGIIREVRYQTWVASPVMVKKPNGSWRMCVDYKDLNKACPRDCYALPDIDEKIDSLATFRWKCFQDCYKGYHQVQMAVQDEDKTAFRTPTGLYCYTKMPFGLKNAGATYQRLMNETFSDAIGKYIEVYMDDLVIMSREESAMLANIQKTFNTLRSVSIKLNPAKCSFGMEEGKFLGFIVTKDGFKVNPEKVQAIERMPSPASIKDMQKLAGRLAALNRFLANHAAKSFPFIKTLRNSSDRAVGAVLLVDRQGVQTPVYYVSRTLTDPETRYAIMEKLVLALIHASRRLRRYFANHVIHVLTNYNIGNILARPEISGRLAKWAIELGGHNVVFKPRPSIKVQVLADFMTEVPDDKDRECKAMEKAEKKQTEEPWMLYTDGASNEDGAGAGLRLVSPDKNEFTYAIRLDFKSTNNEAEYEAFLAGLRLAIKMGVRHIEAHVDSMLVAGQINGQYEAKGDIMALYLNQAKTLLQTFYSYKVHHINRSENKPADALSKLASTSFQHLAKDVRIEVLSNPSVPLREVSVIQTGTTSWMTPIIMYLQSGILPENKAEARKIQYKSEHYQMADGILYRKSYLGPLLRCVDADDANYLIREVHEGICGIHAGPRMVVAKVMNAGYYWPGMHLDAVKELRKCSGCQRHAPKTMRPKNELVPVTTAWPFQQWGIDMVGPFPEAPGAVKFIIVAVDYFTKWVEAKALASTTSAVVKRFIWEQIICRFGLPLRIITDNGTNFAADDLERWFKELNIEHTFSSVAHPQGNGQVEAVNKSIVDGIKARLGRIADTFT, from the exons atggttggtgttccacggcaTATAGCGGAACACCGGTTAAACGTCTCAGAGGATGCGAAGCCAGTAGTGCATGCCAAACGAcacctgggggacatcaaacatGATGCAATGAAAGAACAAGTGTTAGAACTGCTAAACGCAGGAATCATCAGGGAAGTCCGGTACCAAACGTGGGTGGCAAGCCCAGTTATGGTAAAGAAACCGAATGGTAGTTGGCGAATGTGCGTCGACTACAAGGATCTGAACAAAGCATGCCCCCGTGACTGCTATGCGTTGCCAGACATAGACGAGAAAATAGATTCTTTGGCAACGTTTCGGTGGAAATGTTTTCAAGATTGCTACAAGGGATACCACCAGGTCCAGATGGCTGTTCAAGACGAGgataaaaccgcattccgcacgccAACGGGGCTATACTGCTACACCAAGATGCCGTTCGGCTTAAAGAATGCAGGTGCTACGTATCAACGGTTGATGAATGAAACATTTAGTGACGCCATCGGTAAATACATCGAGGTATACATGGACGATCTGGTAATCATGAGCAGGGAGGAGAGCGCGATGCTGGCAAATATTCAGAAAACCTTCAacacgctgcgcagcgtgagCATCAAACTGAATCCAGCAAAATGCTCATTTGGAATGGAGGAAGGAAAGTTTCTGGGCTTCATAGTCACCAAAGATGGTTTTAAGGTGAACCCAGAAAAGGTCCAGGCCATAGAGAGGATGCCTTCACCAGCAAGCATCAAAGATATGCAAAAGCTCGCAGGACGATTGGCAGCCCTCAATCGATTCCTAGCAAACCACGCGGCAAAATCCTTCCCATTCATCAAGACCTTGCGAAACT CTTCCGACAGGGCCGTAGGTGCCGTATTGCTGGTTGATCGACAAGGTGTCCAAACACCTGTGTATTATGTGTCCAGAACCCTAaccgacccagaaacaagatacgCAATCATGGAAAAGCTTGTCCTTGCACTGATTCACGCGTCAAGAAGGCTACGCCGATATTTCGCCAATCACGTCATCCACGTGTTAACAAATTACAATATTGGGAATATCCTAGCAAGGCCGGAAATATCAGGAAGGTTGGCCAAATGGGCGATAGAGCTAGGGGGACACAACGTAGTCTTCAAACCACGACCGTCGATAAAAGTCCAAGTTTTGGCAGACTTCATGACAGAAGTCCCCGATGACAAAGACAGAGAGTGTAAGGCGATGGAGAAAGCGGAGAAAAAACAAACCGAAGAACCATGGATGCTGTATACTGACGGTGCGTCCAACGAAGATGGGGCAGGCGCGGGGCTACGGCTAGTGAGCCCTGACAAAAACGAGTTCACCTACGCCATACGTCTAGACTTCAAGAGCACAAAtaacgaagcagaatatgaagcctTCCTGGCCGGCTTGCGCTTAGCAATCAAAATGGGAGTCCGACATATTGAGGCACATGTGGACTCCATGCTAGTGGCAGGCCAAATCAACGGTCAATACGAAGCCAAGGGCGACATAATGGCACTCTATCTCAACCAAGCAAAGACGTTGCTACAAACTTTCTATTCttacaaggtgcaccacataaaCCGCAGCGAAAACAAGCCGGCAGACGCCTTAAGCAAGCTTGCGTCAACAAGTTTTCAGCACCTAGCCAAAGACGTACGCATAGAAGTTTTAAGCAACCCGTCTGTTCCACTCCGAGAAGTCAGCGTCATCCAAACAGGAACCACGTCATGGATGACACCCATCATCATGTACTTACAGTCCGGGATACTCCCAGAAAATAAAGCTGAGGCGCGGAAAATCCAGTATAAATCAGAACATTATCAAATGGCGGACGGGATATTGTACCGAAAGTCATATCTCGGCCCCCTGCTGAGATGTGTTGACGCTGACGACGCAAATTATCTGATCCGGGAAGTACATGAGGGCATCTGCGGCATCCACGCAGGGCCGCGCATGGTAGTGGCTAAAGTAATGaacgccggttactactggcccgGAATGCACCTCGATGCCGTGAAAGAATTAAGGAAATGCAGCGGCTGCCAACGGCATGCACCAAAAACCATGCGTCCAAAAAACGAGTTGGTGCCAgtaacaaccgcatggccctttcaacaatggggcatagacatggtggGCCCCTTCCCAGAAGCACCGGGGGCAgtcaagttcatcatcgtcgcgGTCGATTACTTTACcaagtgggtagaagcaaaaGCACTTGCGTCAACCACATCGGCAGTCGTTAAACGATTTATctgggaacaaatcatatgccgtTTCGGCCTTCCACTCCGAATCATCACCGACAATGGTACAAATTTTGCAGCAGATGatctcgaacgatggttcaaggAACTAAACATTGAACACACCTTCTCGTCGGTCgcacatccgcaagggaatggtcaagtTGAAGCAGTCAATAAAAGCATCGTTGATGGCATCAAAGCAAGACTCG GGCGAATCGCCGACACATTTacctaa